gaAGTGCTGGGTGGTATTCATAAAATTCAATATCACAACAGTGTAGCATTGGCGAGAAATTCTGCTGCTCTTTTAGAATTAAAGGAGACCTTACACTATATGGTAAACATTAACCAGCCATACActtttaatttccatttttatagattttaaACTGTTCAAGAAAATCTGTAGCACCCAGAAAATGACATACAGCAAAGTTCACTGTCAagtcccagataacatgggtaAAAGTCACAAAATCAACTAAACCAACTGCTTGGTAACAGGTGCTCCATTTAATGGACATTGTAATGGACATTAAATGCGAATCAAACTGTCAAATATATCTCTGAAAACATTCGTAAACATTTGCTTGATATCATAGTATAGATATTTATCTCAAAGCATGTATTTTTCTTATTAATGTTTTTGCCATTTGGCTGCCTTTTATCCACTGTGACTATATTTGAATCCTGTTACACAGGCGGGTGAATGTAGCATTAAGAGTCATGTTTGAGGAAAGTCATAAATTggattttaaacactgtttacactCTAGTTTAGTGATGCTGCAAGTATTATCTAATGGTACATCGTCAGCGTATTACTAATTTGGCTGGACGTAAGCCCATTCACACACTGTTTTGGTAGCCAGAAATCTGAGTGGTTCAACATGGGGTGTGAAATTCAGAATCTGCTGATGTAGGGgtatttacacatttgcaaTATTGACTCCTCAGATCTGCTCTTATTGTAAATGCACAGACAAAACAATATTGTTCTGACTTCACCTAGATAGTCATGACAGTTGTGTCCTATTACTCACAGCATGGTTCAGTGcacaaatacatttataaaactacatttaaatacataataaatcaCACATGCTGTGGTAGATTAAGGTAATTGGTGACTGACCCTAGGCTACTGCTTGAATTGGCCCTGTGGCCTCATCTTCCAttttctgtttctgctgtgtATCCACAATGTTCTGATTAGGCAATATTGGAGGCGTGTTCTAAGCCTTTTTGTCACATACTCCCCCTACTTGCTCAGTGTGGTATTGCACACGACTGGGCCATGTGTTTCTGTGTGGGCTTTGGGGCATTACTCACTGCCAAGACCCTCTTAGCTCTGCACCTCCCCTGAACTGGATCTGGAGACACACCTAACTTGATTAAaacttgttagtcccaggtatAAAATATAGCTGAGCACTTAGCCGTACTGATTAATTGTTTGGATGTCCTGTTGTGAccctttgctttgttttttggttttgtgaGTATGGTTTCGCTTGCTTTGTACTTGCCAGCCTGCATGTTGACCTCTGCATGCTCTGACAATGAGTGTTGGACTAGCCCTGCTAAGGCTCCCCATTCACTACATtctctcttttaaaaaaaaaaaagtagatgtCGTCACATTTGCCTTTCATGGCTTGTCATAAGCCTTTCATGGCCCAACCAAATCAGCAGCCTTCCATAAGTACAAATCAGCTGCAGCTAACCCTCCTAGCACTTATGTTAACAGTATGTTGCAGTGGCTAATGTTAGCTCAGGGTTGGGCTCAAGCTCAGGAGATACCCTTTCAAATTAAGGATCTATTTAAAAAGTCAAAGTTAAGTCAACATTTTGGTCTACAAACAGTTTTTCTTGTagcattttgttaaaaaaatgaattgtCGAAAATTCACAAAGGAAATACGGGGGATTTCGCCCTCTATTACATAGCGGTGGATGTCGACCTGCCAAATGCTGGCTCTCCCATTAGTAGTTTCAGCCACGTTTGAAACAGAAAAGTCTGGGCAAACAGTGGGTCTCAATTCATGTATGAACTCCTAATTACTAACTGTATTCATGAGAGTATCCGGAAATCTTTCTCTTCCACATCATTAAAGTGCAGCTAAGAGACAGCAATTCCTTCTCTAATAGATTTGAACGCCTAACCACGCCTACTGATTATGTATTCGCTGTAATACACCTGTATATAGTTACTGCTCTGCTCTGTATTAACTCCTGTACCACTGATCACAAAAAGAGTATATACCTGCCACACCAACTCACATCAACGCCGCCATCTTGCACCACATTTTTGCTTTTGGGCTATGACCACAAAAATAGAGCCCTTTAAATAAAATGAGGTAATCTGTAAATCCCCAGTGGGTATCATGTTCAAATTATCCTCACATGTGAGTCTCCTTTAAGGCTTTACATTAAAATCACTTCAGTAACTAAACACTACGTTTTACCATCCACTAGTAAAATGGTGTGAGGGACTCAGACAGAGAACATCTGTTAAAGATATATAAGATAATGGTAGTGAATCAGCTGTAATACAGATGTGCTTTTTAGGGTGTGGATTGTGAATTTCCTTTGCCAGCAGTGTCTTTCTGGATGGGCTAATTTGTGTCATAGCTGTCTATGGTGAGGTTCGAAGGGGAGTTCCAGATGgttgtttgtgaaaatgtatttgGACTTTGTTTACAGTAAAATCACTCGTGCCCCACCTTTGTTTGGGACATTCTTGGCACATGAGTTAATGGAATTTGTTAAGTTCAGGGCATTGAGGGAAATGTGAGTGAGTAAAACTTACCTGCTGTAACTAATTATGTTTCTGCCCACTCAGCTCTGATGGATTCACCATGGTACCGCCAAATGAATCAAGACAGAGCAAACTGCAGAGGAGTAAGTGAAGAAAGGAGGCTGCTATTGCATTAAATACTCAACCTatcaacatgtttttttttgtgtaattgATACCAGCAGGTGTAGTTTCACCACATGGTTCTGTTTGGCTGTTGATACCTATCagaacaaaaatgtaaaactgtgtaaaatgtaattttatacACCATTAAAACTGCTGTTGTCTTTTATTGCTGAGCATTGAGCACAGTGTGATTGGACGTGATATATTTTagaactaaaataaaaatgccCCCTTAATATAAATTCTTTTAGAAATTAAAGTGTTAAAACATTGTTTCTCATGTTTATGATAAATCAAGACATCATGCTGTGTAACATCAACATTCAGTGATCTGTTATataaaccttttttgttcagaGTCTATTTTAAAAGCTTAAATCAACAGAAGTTGCAAGAAAAGGAAATGAACCAtttaaaatgacctggaatgtAGTAGAATGTAACCATTACCTAACACAATAATATACTTTTTCAGTAGTTGTACTGTTTATGTCTTTTATTGggcacattgagtaaacatccaaagtgcaggctagaaaaagtaagtgaacctctgtgttcttctgacttcTGCTAAGAGGAGCAATCTTGAAAGAGGCAAGACTGAACCCAAGGGTAACAGCAAAAGACCTACAGAAAACTATAAACTGCAGTAACCTTTGTTAATGTATCCACTATTAGAAAATCACTGAACAAGAGTGGTGTTTATGGAAGGACACCATGATGGAAGCCTGCAGCATTAATTGCATGTAATTGTGTAAGACCCTGTGGATGTTCCACAATGCCCTTTGTACAGATGAgacaaaagtcaaaagttttagcAAAAATTCACAACACTATGTTTTGAGAAAAAGACCACACACCATCACCAAAACCTCATGTCAGCcatcaagcatggtggagggagtaTCATGGTTTGGAGCTGTTTTGTTGCCTCAGGGCCTAAACGCCTTTCAGTCATGATGGACACAATGGATTCAGCGGTGTATCAGAATGTTCACTGACtatttctagcctgcactgttgttgtttgttcAAAGCACTTTGAAACATGAACAGTACGACAGCTTGTGGTATTAGTTTAGCTAGATTGTGTTAGTCTATGATTGTGACTTAAAAATAACAATCAgttaataacatttaaataatgttttaaatgataATGTGGAGCAAGATGGAAGCAACATACACAAAGATCTGTCCAAACCTAGTGTAGCACCTAGAACATTATAAAGTCTAAAATCCTCACCTTGTCCTTCACCAGTATCAGAGCTATTCAGGGATTCCTGCCAGAGCTTTACACTTAgttgtttttaatgtaaattcaattcaaatacCACAAGCAGactttaaaaatgttgagaaaGCAAATATAGAAGAAGCTCACTGTCTTCTTTCGCTTACAGTGGCTCAAAAGGAGCTGGAGGACCTGAGCAGATATAAGGAGGAACACAGGCCTGGCCCCATTAACCAGGCCCCCGAAAAGCTAGGTATTATGGAGATGTATAATAAATATGCTCTGATCTACTAAAACAGACACGAAAATCAAAGTCAAAGCTGCCCGAAAACCTGCTCATGTATTCCCTCTCATAGGTGGCGATGTATCCTTGGCAGAGGCCAGACAGAGACAGCAGGTGGAGGTCCGCCAATCAAAACATCAAAAGAAGGTTTCCACTTTCTGTTTAGAACTTGATACACACTCTCTAAAGACTGTGCGCTCATGCGTACTTACAGTGTACTACTGTCATATTCCCTAGatcaaaaaagaagaaatggaCAGAATCAGgagacaggaagaagaagacaaGAATCAGAGGATGAAGGACATTCAAAGAGAGAAAGTACGACATGATGAGAAAATGAAAAATTGTTGTTCTGTCTTTTGTCGTGTTCTGGTTTACTAAACTTGGGAATTTATTGGTATTGCTGGGTTTGAGCTGTGGATTCATTACAGCATTGTAGTTCCACTTTAAAACTCTAGATGTCGCTGCAGGCACCTGTCACATACAAGTCATCAAGTGTCTTGCAAGTAAACAAGATCAAAATTCAGACCTCTATTTAGACGCAAGGAGGTTTGCCTATTGATGAGTATAATTATACTGGCAGCCACAAATGGCTACAGTTCATTCTGTTAGACATGCTCCAGTCACTGCTTGACCATTCTCTTACTGTGATAGTGGTTTATATCAGGCGCCCATGAAAATGTTTTGGTATTAACTCATAAATACACCCACCCAAAATGTATTTAGTTTGAAAGCAAAATTATATACTACTTTTGGATTCAGGACTGTAGGCTATACATATTTTGGTGAAGGTTCTGTGAGAGAGTTCACCAGAATGGACACATTATTGTTAAGCAATATTTCATTTCTGAATTGCATTGCAGGCCAACAGActggagctgaagaaaaaagaggaggaggaacggCGAAAGGAGCTGTACCAACATGATCTACGAATGTATGTTCACATATTTTCATTAGACATTGGCAGATCCTTCGTGGTGTTAAGAATGCAGTGCTCAGTCATTAGGAGGAAGCTTGTTCCTGTAGCTAAACTGGCTGTAATCCAAGAATAACAAacctgagaacacagtttcaaGGCACCACAACAATCTTTTTCCATGACAGTTGCTACATTAGAAGAAGCAGCATGAAGGCTTTAGTGGTATGAAGGCGTGCTGGAGTCAATCAAAAACAATATTCACAATTTTAGCAACACACAGCAGTCTGCAGCTGCCAGCTGCTAATAAAGACATCACCTGACAGTTTGTTTGTCATCTGAGCCCAGATGATTTTTTGGGTCATTGAACACGCTGACACCTTCTTATTCCAAACAGTTTAGtcattaataaaatgaaattcagtatTTTGTTAGTAGACCTCTCAAATCAGTACAAATGCATTACTGTTTATTGCTTTAATCACTGGAGTGTCTTAACATCCCGcaggaaaagagaagagcacCTTCAAAAGCTTGAAAAGTCCAGCTCAGTTCCTATGGCAGCGAGCAGCTCCACATCAGCGTCATCTTGGGTAAGATGGCAGCCAAAGAATGCAGTGTGCGCTCTGTAGGCCTTCGCTGCATAGCTGCGGCGCTGAGGTTACAGCCTGAGGCACTGGGGTAATTCACACCAATTGATCTGACTTTGATACATGTTTTCAGAGTAAACACACCCCGCTCTGAGGCTTTCATCAACACGGTGCATTCGACTGAATAGAGAGTGGGCCTACTAAAGGATTCGGTtcacccccaacccccaccaATTATCTCCTCATTACCCTCACGCCAGAGAGGGCTATCTGAGTCCATGATTGAATTTTcccaaatacaaacacacaggccTTCTGTTCATGGCTAGCCAGCGTGAGGATGCGAGCGCCGCTTCTGCACAGCAAGGCAAAGCAGAGTTCAGGGGACTTCCCAGAGTTCACGCCGAAGGATGTGTGAGAGCTCAGGAAAAGGGCAGACAGGCTGGTGTGGAATAACCTGCATTGTTCTAGTGAAAGTACCTGGGTGGAGGCCAGAGTCGCAGCCAATGACACAAGCGGTCTTAGAGAATGTAATTGGAGGTGTCAGCCACTGAGTCACTGTAATTGCATCACTGTCACTTTATCAGCCGAAATAGGTAGAGCCGAACTGACAAAGGGAACAACAAACAAAACGTAAGCCTTGGCCGCGTCTAGCGAATCACAAATTGCCCTTCATTTTGCCATCAGAGTATTGGGTTCTTACACGGAACTGACAAGTATTGTTGGGAAAATTTGACCTTAAAATCTGCAAGAATACAGTATTTGTTTTGGTTGTTAGTTTTGATGTAAGTCTGTGCCTCAGCATGCCGGGGATGATTCTGCAGACAGGAGATTGGGGTGACCATGGGAAGCTTGAGGCCTGGCTGTCTTACTGTAGGAACCACTTTATGTGGCGTTTGACAGCATTGTTAACATTGCATTCGCAGGTCCTGTGGTGAGTGAAGAAATGTTTTTGTGAGGCCTTCTGCGTTTGTTGTGCATGCTCTCCCTCTTTGGACGTTCAGGACTTCCCTCTGTATGTCTATTAAGGAAAATCCCTCCAATAGACATATAATGCCTTTTAAAACGGCAGGGATCAGATGTGTACAGGCATACTGCATAAGCAAAGTACTCTGGTTCTACCAGTTTAATAGGAGAGGGAGGCGATTTTTTGACTGTGCTTCTCAGCGTATTGATTTAAGTGTCTGGAGGCTTTCCAGGCAAAGTAATGAAATGCTCCAACCTAAATGTCATAGGCCTGCCGATCAAAGTGTTTGTGGAAAGGCTGGGTCTTGATGTGGTTTCGTGGCCACTGAGAATTGTTATGCTTTCAGTGATGGCTCCCCAAGACAGATTAATCTCCTCCATATCCTCTGTTTGTGCAAAGGATCCTTTGTGTTGGCTTCCCAGGGTGCCAGGCCCAGGTCGTCCCACCTATTCCCCTTACTCTCGGGCCATTCCAAACAGTGCAGCCCTTGCCCGGTGTCCCCGGGCCGTCTGACCAAACACACAAAGGATCTCTTCATCTCCCGAGCTCTCTCTGGCCTCACCCCACCTCTTAGCGCCTCATTGTGCAGTGCCTTGAGAATCCCACGATTACATCATGAAAGGAACAGCTAACACCCATCTgactgagctgagctgtgtgGTCGGGTCACCTGCAGTGGGGGTAAGGCTGTCAGGACGCTGGTCTAGCTCACACTGTGGCCTCTCTCCACAGGATCGGGGGCGCGAGTACAGGGACGCCAGGaaggctgaggaggaggaggccctGAAGCAGAAGAAAGCGGAGCAGCGCAGCAAGGTACCACACGCTGTGAACCAAACATCACCTGCACTGCTAGTTCACAGCGGTGCAAATAAAGCTCTGGGCCACACCCaagaaaaagacatgaaaaaaagaACTAGCTGGACTCattcagaatgagcatgtgctTCTCATTACTGTGATTTTAGGTTATAGGATGTAGTAATGGATGAAATACTGTAAGGATTTTCCAGCTGGCCCTAAAGTGATATTTCTGCGGCTTTGACTATTCTCCTGTCGGtcaaatatgaatattattcaGTGATAATGATCAAGTACAGAAGGTTCTGTATGGCCATAATGTGGTTGATGttgttaatttaatataagCTGTGTAATTAAGCTGTTGTGGCACGATAATTAGCTGATAAACATCTGCATCTGTCATGCAATGGTCTACAGCTAGGGAGGACAAGGATTGACTTTCCATTAACATATCATTTTCCAGAGTGAAAATttggagaaaaaacaaaaacatcaggAGGAGGACAGGAAGAGGCGAATGGAAAGTGAACGTCTGCGGTACGGACACCTAATTCTGAAAGAACTTTACAAAGCCATGAATGTCAGGGTTAATAAGAAACCGTTAGAAACACAGACAGGTTCAAAATAACACTGTGACGTATTGGTCAGTCTGAAAGGTGGTTATGAGGTGGTGATATATGGCTTCCTCCAGGGTGAACTCGGACTTCCTAGACAGACTGGAGGCGAGTGGATCAGGTAGAGTGTCTGAGTCCCACCCCAGCACCCTGAAGGGTGGTAACATTTGGCAGACGGACAAACCGCAGGACCCTGCCTCATCCCTGATGCCCTTCTCATCACAGGTCCACAGTTTCAAgaaggaggaggacgaggaggtggaggaggaagaggaggagaaggagggtgAGCCAGATTTATGTGCTAGCCATTATGCATGTTTAGTCTTAGGCCTTTTCTGTAATTGTTTCCACTGCAGTGTCTTCTCTCATCAAAAAGTAATTTGTCTCCGGGTATGATTGATATTGTGCAGAGCTCTGTTGTCCAATCCCCAGTAGTCTTTTTTGTAAGGCATCGAAAGGCAGTGTAGCatattatgtaaataaaagTAAGCCTCTAAATCCTCCTCGTGCGACATAAATGCGGTGGGCTCAGACGCTGCGTTAGGGCTGCAGAAGGCATAAAGTAGTAACAAAGGGTTCAGCTAATGAGGTGCACCCTCTGTGAGAGACCGATTTCAATTACAGCAAACTGCATGTTTGACGGTGGCTTGACTTGCGTCCAAAATGCGTGCCAAGTGAGGATCATCTACACTATAAAACATGAGTTATTGACATGCCTTCTTTCACTGCAGTCTGAGTAGTTGAACGTCTCAGTGCTTCTAGGAGTACTGGAAAAACCAGCTAGCTTCTTGCTTGATAACTCGTCTGGCTGCTCTGTCCTTACTTGTAGACATGCACTCTTTAGACACCTTGGTTTTCCAAAACCAGTGACATTAAatgcatgttttaaaaaatgaacacaAGAATCTTCTTTCAGAACCAGAAAACTGCCAAAGTTAGTCTTTCTAAACtgataaatatacaaaaaaaacacttgcaTCCATGTTTTCACCTGTGATAATTAGGCATGAATCAGGATCAGGACCTATGTTCTTTAACTAGGTGAAAGTTCACTGGGGAATCCTTAACATTGCTTATTGAAAATTAGAGATGAATTATGGCTTGATTCACGGACTGGCCACAGCCTGAAACCATGTCCACATCTGAAAATTCCTCGCCTTTTTGCCAAGAGGGGTGGCTCGAGACAGCTTTTCCATGAGCTAGCAGTGTTTACGGAGTTCATGCCGCATGACGGCGCAGGATTAATGGGCTGTTCACCTTGTGTCTGTCTGCAGTGTTTCTAAGAAACTCAATGATACATCGCATGGGCCTGCTCAGCCTCAGCAACGTTTGAATCACTGTGAGGACGCTGACCTTCATCCTCAGTCGTGGTTTGGGGTTAGCCAGGTCCTCCTATTCTCAAACTCTTAGTTCTGCCTCTGATTACTAGACACATTCATCGGAAGGCTCGCTTAGAGCCAAGAGTGTCCCAGGCTGCCTCTCAGCTGTCTGTGGTCTGCTCCAGTTCACTGCTGTTCTCGCCGTCCCTGACTGGACCAGACTCGGCTCATGAAGGTCCTGGACATCTGGTCCTTGTACAGTACGGATAGCACTAGCTGTTCTGGCTTGTGCTTCTGTTGAGCTCCTGAATGATGCTTATTCTATATGTCTCAATTAGCACAGTGATTAAGCCCTCAGCATGTCACTGCCTTCCTCATTATGTGTCTTTTCTTTGGTGCCTCCGCGCAAGCTTAGGCTGCCCCGGTGTCCAGCGCCACTCCTGCTGGGACTAAGACTCTGCGGATTGGACATGTGTCTGACACAAGGCTTGTTTTGCCCATTAGCATGTGGTTAGAGGACCAGGATGGCACTGTTTGCGGAACAGGGCTGGCAGGAGCACTGTGGTTTAAACAAGCACTCCCACCCAGTCTGTCCTGCTGCATGAACTAGATGAACCAGCAGGGAGATTCACTCAAGCATTCAGCCTCAGTACGCAATGGAATGGGATGGAATTGGGATGggatgagatgtgtgtgtgtctcttccCATAGCACCGCGCCTTTCACTTTTTCTCCATCTTTCATTTTCACTGCTGGTACACAAAAACAATCATTAAGTTGTTAAACTTTTGAGTTAAATGGAGTTGTTCTGAATGATATattctttgtgtttgtcttgTAGATTCCGGGCACGAATGGGCTGTGATGAAGCTTCATAGTAACTTCCCTTATTATGAGCGAGATCTACTGAAAGACATTCTTTCTCAATGTAAAGGCAATTACCAGCAAGCTTATGACCTACTCAATGTT
The genomic region above belongs to Salminus brasiliensis chromosome 8, fSalBra1.hap2, whole genome shotgun sequence and contains:
- the epsti1 gene encoding epithelial-stromal interaction protein 1 — its product is MNPNSSGDNWSVPRRGAQDKMNNMQGDESENCLNNNQNPQNPQNPETREPTHSDGFTMVPPNESRQSKLQRMAQKELEDLSRYKEEHRPGPINQAPEKLGGDVSLAEARQRQQVEVRQSKHQKKIKKEEMDRIRRQEEEDKNQRMKDIQREKANRLELKKKEEEERRKELYQHDLRMKREEHLQKLEKSSSVPMAASSSTSASSWDRGREYRDARKAEEEEALKQKKAEQRSKSENLEKKQKHQEEDRKRRMESERLRVNSDFLDRLEASGSGRVSESHPSTLKGGNIWQTDKPQDPASSLMPFSSQVHSFKKEEDEEVEEEEEEKEDSGHEWAVMKLHSNFPYYERDLLKDILSQCKGNYQQAYDLLNV